A genomic segment from Stenotrophomonas maltophilia encodes:
- a CDS encoding GNAT family N-acetyltransferase, protein MSLQIRRATLADVDALSAIAIATYNETWGDSYPPQELHDFLQAHYSSEPQRTELSDPRSAVWLLMDGDAVAGYLAAGANTLPHADACEGDIELKRFYILAAHQNGGHGARMMDAFMAWLDQPQRRTLWVGVWEENFGAQRFYARYGCSKVGEYDFIVGDTHDREFILRRP, encoded by the coding sequence ATGTCGTTGCAGATCCGCCGCGCCACCCTTGCCGATGTCGATGCCCTGTCGGCCATCGCGATTGCCACCTACAACGAAACCTGGGGCGATTCCTATCCGCCGCAGGAGCTGCACGATTTCCTGCAGGCGCACTACAGCAGCGAACCGCAGCGCACCGAACTGTCCGACCCACGCAGCGCGGTCTGGCTGCTGATGGACGGTGACGCCGTGGCCGGCTATCTGGCCGCCGGTGCCAACACCCTGCCGCATGCCGATGCATGCGAGGGAGACATCGAACTGAAGCGGTTCTACATCCTGGCCGCACACCAGAACGGCGGCCACGGCGCACGCATGATGGACGCATTCATGGCATGGCTGGACCAGCCGCAGCGCCGCACCCTGTGGGTGGGCGTCTGGGAAGAGAACTTCGGCGCGCAGCGCTTCTACGCACGCTATGGCTGCAGCAAGGTCGGCGAGTACGACTTCATCGTTGGTGACACGCACGACCGCGAGTTCATCCTTCGGCGGCCCTGA
- a CDS encoding response regulator, translated as MLLSKRFVEPRVLLIEDAEETQELSRLALESQACQVTAVSSAEAALGLLNAGEPFDLLFTDVCLGGISGIETANRVREHLPQLPILVTSGLDQHRVLPQLRAGIHFLPKPYSMSELLDAIRLCFRHAADATLMPPPQASAA; from the coding sequence ATGTTGCTGTCCAAGCGCTTTGTGGAACCGCGTGTCCTGCTGATCGAGGACGCCGAGGAAACCCAGGAACTCAGTCGCCTCGCCCTGGAAAGCCAGGCCTGCCAGGTCACCGCTGTCAGCAGCGCCGAGGCGGCGCTGGGCCTGCTCAACGCCGGCGAGCCATTCGACCTGCTGTTCACCGATGTCTGCCTGGGCGGCATCAGCGGCATCGAAACCGCCAACCGCGTGCGCGAGCACCTGCCGCAGCTGCCGATCCTGGTGACCTCCGGCCTGGACCAGCACCGCGTGCTGCCGCAGCTGCGCGCCGGCATCCACTTCCTGCCCAAGCCGTACAGCATGAGCGAGTTGCTCGATGCCATCCGCCTGTGCTTCCGCCATGCAGCGGATGCCACGTTGATGCCGCCGCCGCAGGCCAGCGCGGCCTGA
- a CDS encoding CPBP family intramembrane glutamic endopeptidase: protein MTVLSRLPTAARLVLVLSGVALGLNLRDIAAGIGTPIPALPIPYGGSLLDNALAVLLAVLLALLLRPRGTGLLASLGLRGNGWGGPLWVLLASLPCWLGLALLGTPNRALTALDATMLAVLFPLAEELLFRGLGFVLLVKIVRGPWPWLALPQALLFGMVHWLGFGGFDGGGTALFVGAVIALGGFIFAWLDHLDGNTLWCGLILHVSMNLAWNVFSLDDAVALGWQATSLRIGTALLAVAALAWQARRRRQTHL, encoded by the coding sequence ATGACTGTGCTGTCCCGCCTGCCCACTGCGGCGCGCCTGGTACTGGTGCTGTCCGGCGTCGCCCTGGGCCTGAACCTGCGCGATATCGCCGCGGGCATCGGCACACCGATTCCGGCGCTCCCCATCCCCTACGGCGGCAGCCTGCTCGACAACGCACTGGCGGTGCTGCTCGCGGTGCTGCTGGCCCTGCTGCTGCGCCCCCGTGGAACGGGCCTGTTGGCCAGCCTCGGACTGCGCGGAAACGGCTGGGGCGGACCGTTGTGGGTGCTGCTGGCCAGCCTGCCCTGCTGGCTGGGCCTGGCGCTGCTTGGCACGCCGAACAGGGCGCTGACCGCACTGGACGCCACGATGCTGGCGGTGCTGTTCCCACTGGCCGAGGAACTGCTGTTCCGCGGCCTTGGCTTCGTGCTGCTGGTGAAGATCGTGCGCGGCCCCTGGCCGTGGCTCGCATTGCCGCAGGCGCTGCTGTTCGGCATGGTGCACTGGCTCGGCTTCGGCGGGTTTGATGGTGGCGGCACCGCACTGTTCGTCGGTGCGGTGATCGCACTGGGTGGCTTCATCTTCGCCTGGCTCGACCACCTCGACGGCAACACGCTGTGGTGCGGCCTGATCCTGCACGTTTCGATGAACCTGGCCTGGAATGTGTTCAGCCTCGACGACGCCGTCGCGCTGGGCTGGCAGGCCACCAGCCTGCGCATCGGCACCGCCCTGCTGGCGGTCGCGGCCCTGGCCTGGCAGGCGCGTCGCCGGCGCCAGACGCACCTGTAA
- a CDS encoding alpha/beta hydrolase has product MQRVRGWSVAACLAVSGCAMSVAPPATQNEAKESAATAAPGVVLPDTEALRVHDPVGRDYPIWVALPADYAAHPEKHYPVLYVTDALYSFPLVRSVRNMVGQKGVNIEDFILVGLPPQEGLTSKQSRSRDYTPSDPARTDPRDYSDDVSYGGAAHYRDFLAERVLPMIDARYRTDPARRAYAGHSYGGLFGAYVLTTRPDMFRAYILSSPSLWFDNHRVPRMQAEAKAPTQPTTVVLSIGSFETVKPEPRYFTRNDMLRHNAEFAEQLRASGHSLKVENMVIDDEDHFTVYPDMITRALLKVFPGTGPYSSG; this is encoded by the coding sequence ATGCAGCGTGTGCGTGGATGGAGTGTGGCGGCCTGCCTGGCCGTGAGTGGTTGTGCGATGTCGGTGGCGCCACCAGCAACCCAGAATGAAGCGAAGGAAAGCGCGGCCACCGCCGCGCCGGGCGTGGTGCTGCCGGATACCGAGGCGCTGCGCGTGCACGATCCGGTCGGCCGCGATTACCCGATCTGGGTGGCGTTGCCGGCCGACTACGCCGCACATCCGGAAAAGCACTATCCGGTGCTGTACGTGACCGATGCGCTGTACAGCTTCCCGCTGGTGCGCAGCGTGCGCAACATGGTCGGGCAGAAGGGCGTCAACATCGAGGATTTCATCCTGGTCGGGCTGCCGCCGCAGGAAGGCCTGACGTCCAAGCAGAGCCGCTCGCGGGATTACACGCCCAGCGATCCGGCGCGTACCGATCCGCGTGACTACAGCGATGATGTCAGCTACGGCGGCGCCGCGCATTACCGCGATTTCCTCGCTGAGCGCGTGCTGCCGATGATCGATGCGCGCTACCGCACCGATCCGGCGCGGCGTGCCTATGCCGGTCATTCCTATGGCGGCCTGTTCGGTGCCTACGTGCTGACCACGCGACCGGACATGTTCCGTGCCTACATCCTGTCCAGCCCGTCGCTGTGGTTCGACAACCATCGGGTGCCGCGCATGCAGGCCGAGGCCAAGGCGCCCACGCAGCCGACCACGGTGGTGCTGTCGATCGGCAGCTTCGAAACGGTGAAGCCGGAGCCGCGCTATTTCACCCGCAACGACATGCTGCGCCACAACGCCGAGTTCGCCGAGCAGCTGCGCGCCAGCGGGCATTCGTTGAAGGTGGAGAACATGGTGATCGACGACGAGGACCACTTCACGGTCTACCCGGACATGATCACCCGCGCGTTGCTGAAGGTGTTCCCGGGTACAGGGCCGTACAGCAGCGGTTGA
- a CDS encoding zf-TFIIB domain-containing protein yields the protein MLCPVCKTQTLQMAERHGIEIDYCPGCRGVWLDRGELDKIIERAGAGAAVPPPAPVQAQPASAPPPVMHRDTRHLGQRYEDNRGHGYKKKKKDSFLSELFDF from the coding sequence ATGCTGTGCCCCGTGTGCAAGACCCAGACCCTGCAGATGGCCGAACGTCACGGCATCGAGATTGACTACTGCCCGGGGTGCCGCGGCGTGTGGCTGGATCGCGGCGAGCTGGACAAGATCATCGAACGCGCCGGCGCCGGTGCGGCCGTGCCGCCGCCAGCGCCCGTGCAGGCTCAGCCAGCATCCGCGCCGCCACCGGTGATGCATCGTGATACCCGCCACCTCGGCCAGCGCTACGAGGACAACCGTGGCCACGGTTACAAGAAAAAGAAGAAGGACAGCTTCCTGTCGGAGCTGTTCGATTTCTAG
- a CDS encoding lysis system i-spanin subunit Rz has protein sequence MPRMVVVMASLVLWSLLMFMTGWRWRGDRGDLAMARAEVEQQAGAVQSERRLRRDQEERSEAMASLGEQHERDRERAAEVDADVVAALRAGTLRLRDDLAACHTGRLSEAAARTGERDAGAQLRAEVAAALVRIGRDADDQLRACQAVIELDRR, from the coding sequence ATGCCGCGCATGGTGGTGGTGATGGCGTCGCTGGTGTTGTGGTCGCTGCTGATGTTCATGACCGGCTGGCGCTGGCGCGGTGATCGCGGCGACCTCGCGATGGCGCGCGCCGAAGTGGAGCAACAGGCCGGAGCGGTGCAGTCCGAGCGGCGGTTGCGCCGGGATCAGGAAGAACGGAGCGAGGCGATGGCCTCACTGGGGGAACAACATGAACGAGATCGTGAGCGCGCGGCCGAGGTGGATGCTGATGTGGTGGCTGCCCTGCGCGCTGGCACTCTCCGCCTGCGCGACGACCTCGCCGCGTGCCACACTGGCCGTCTGTCCGAAGCCGCCGCCCGCACCGGCGAACGTGATGCGGGCGCCCAGTTACGAGCAGAGGTTGCGGCAGCGCTTGTTCGAATCGGACGCGATGCCGACGACCAGCTCCGTGCCTGCCAGGCCGTGATCGAACTGGATCGCCGTTGA
- a CDS encoding alpha/beta hydrolase, giving the protein MRVAVLSVLILLATAGPGAAAVPVVQATSPDPVTAAAPLVIGETFTIESKALGETRRINVYRPQPWGLDPKAPLPVIYMPDGGIGEDFLHVAGLVQVLSGNGSMRPFLLVGIENTERRRDMTGPSSDPQDQKIAPRIGGSAAYRRFLRDELMPQVRQRYPTTDERALIGESLAGLFVVETLLQEPKLFNSYIALDPSLWWNHGAMLAGAAKQLPAVTRAQPHVFLASSGQPELAASTARLAELLQQASPSPLVKYLPLPEETHATIYHPAALQALRTLFPAPPPASP; this is encoded by the coding sequence ATGCGCGTCGCTGTCTTGTCCGTCTTGATCCTGCTGGCCACCGCGGGGCCAGGTGCTGCCGCTGTTCCCGTCGTGCAGGCGACGTCGCCGGACCCGGTCACTGCGGCGGCACCGTTGGTGATCGGCGAGACCTTCACCATTGAGTCGAAGGCGCTGGGCGAAACCCGCCGCATCAATGTCTACCGCCCGCAGCCCTGGGGCCTGGACCCGAAGGCGCCGCTGCCGGTGATCTACATGCCCGACGGTGGCATCGGTGAGGATTTCCTGCACGTGGCAGGGCTGGTGCAGGTGCTGAGCGGCAACGGCAGCATGCGCCCGTTCCTGCTGGTCGGTATCGAGAACACCGAGCGCCGTCGCGACATGACCGGCCCGAGCAGCGATCCGCAGGACCAGAAGATCGCGCCACGCATTGGTGGATCGGCGGCCTACCGCCGCTTCCTGCGCGATGAACTGATGCCGCAGGTGCGCCAGCGCTACCCGACCACCGACGAGCGCGCGCTGATCGGTGAATCGCTGGCCGGCCTGTTCGTGGTCGAGACGCTGCTGCAGGAACCGAAGTTGTTCAACAGCTACATCGCGCTGGACCCCAGCCTGTGGTGGAACCACGGCGCGATGCTGGCCGGGGCGGCCAAGCAGCTGCCGGCGGTAACGCGCGCGCAGCCGCACGTGTTCCTGGCCAGCAGCGGGCAGCCGGAGCTGGCCGCATCCACTGCACGACTGGCCGAGTTGCTGCAGCAGGCTTCGCCGTCGCCGCTGGTGAAGTACCTGCCGCTGCCGGAGGAAACCCACGCGACGATCTACCACCCGGCCGCATTGCAGGCGCTGCGCACCCTGTTCCCGGCGCCGCCGCCGGCCTCGCCCTGA